ACAATGATATTGTTTAGGATAACAGTGCCTTTCCCCACTTCTTCCCCGATTACTAAATCACCGTAAATCTTTTGGTTTTGTAGTATTACCCCATCAGCTTTAATCAGGACATCTGTTTTTATCTCTTCTATCGTTGTTTCAGATCCGTAGGTACCAGCCTTATCAAATATCAAATGGCTAGTTCTTGCTTCTGTGGCTTCTGTGGCTTCTGTAACTTTGATAGTGGATGCAGCCTTATCCAGTGCCACTATAGCTTCTGCACGAGTAACATTATTTTGAGGTTTAAAGTAGCCGTTAGGATATCCCCTCATATAACCAGCTTTCACTACTGCACCAATGATACCTCTAGACCAATCGGGAATATCAGATGCATCAGCAAAAACAGAGCTGCCTGCTGGATCATTTTCTAATTTCTTAATTTTTACTATAACCGCTGCCATTTCCTGTCGAGTTATAGATGCTTCTGGTTTGATGGTACCATCAGGATAGCCTGAAATATACCCTGCCGTTAAAGCTTTTGTCACAACTTCTTCATACCAGACACCTTTAGGCACGTCTATGTAATTCATATCTTTGGTTTCTTTATACCCAAATACATTGTTTACCATAGTCATAAATTCTGCCCGTGATACTAGTTTATCAGGTTTAAAAGTACCATCGGGATAACCTCTGACTAAACCTTGATCAGTCCATTTTGAAATAACACTTTTAGCCCAATGACTATCAATATCTGAATGTGTTATCGAATAGCCAGTTAAAGGCATTGACGTTATGATAAGTATCACACAAAGCGTCATTAATAAGATATTTATACCTTTCCTTTGAAAAATCATCTTTGTCCTCCTTTAAGTAAGTTAAATTTTATAAGATCTTTATTTAAAGTATGTTTACAGCTCCTTCCTGTTTAATTTATTTGTTTATAGTAAATAGAGACTTTCTCTTTATTATATTAATTATTGACAATATTCCATAGATTGTCAATATATATATATTTATACATTTATGTTAATTACTGAAAATAATTATCTAAAGGTTTGCTAATACTTACTTGTTTTAAAGGCTTATTCAATTGATTTTATATCATAATACGCAAAAAAACCGCATAAACTGCGGCTTTCATTCATTGGTGAATTTTACTGGCGAACATACCATCTAGCAATCTTGAAGTATCCATCTAAGGGCATCTGAAAACCTTATTTAAACCTAATCTTTCGAATAATTCCTCTTTCTACAAAGACTCTACTATCTAGTGTAAATATTTGAGGTTCATACATCACCACACTCCTGCTATCGCCACTCCATGAAATGATAGGCATTCCAGGATACTCTGCAACATCCTCAGATATTAATATTCTATTCTCCAATGCATCTTCAACAATCTTTGCTGCATATATCTTCCAAAACCTTCTGCTATTTTCATTCCTAAAGTAAGTTGCATAGATGATTTTTTTATTATCTGGTGAAATTGAAAATGGTATTGAAGCGCCTCCTCCTTCAGCAATTTTCGTAAAAGATTTACGATCATCGTGATAAATGTATAGTCCATTTTTCCCTCTTATATTTCCTAAAAATACGATTCTATTTCCTCCATCTATGATCCTATAGGGATAGTTTCTTACAAAATTTTCTTCACCTTCATCTGGTAAAGCCATCGCAAGTTCCACATTACCACTATCCACGCCTAGCTTATATATACCTGGTGTTTCATTTTCCCATCCTACAAAAAATATCTCTTTCCCATCCTCAGAAAAAATATGCCCTAATGGATTGATTCTAAATACATCGCTATCCATTTTGAACTTCTGAAATTGATTGTTTTCTACTTCAAATGTGATGATGCTCTGTTCTTCATCCTCTATCCCAAATCCAACGATATATTTACTATCTTTGGACCAACCTCTATAGAATACATCTTCAGGTGCCATATCTGAATCAATATTTGCATCAATATTTGTGACAGATTGGTTACGCAAATCATAGACAATAGCTGGTTTAATGACCTCCACAG
The sequence above is drawn from the Clostridium formicaceticum genome and encodes:
- a CDS encoding TolB family protein, with the protein product MGIRTEKWLTKVAMIGLLGLVAIIAYQSFTKEVIETKEPVIVSTDMRSLENDEEDKPLQIVAKEEIDGIEGISEFMGAMGNNEVIARIGLGRAGIEELYNQYSKPFEKKEEVDFINRAKGPLFKINLTTLEKTPLKTDEVAFDPIEMSPILSPDGRKLMHIPYVWDESVEVIKPAIVYDLRNQSVTNIDANIDSDMAPEDVFYRGWSKDSKYIVGFGIEDEEQSIITFEVENNQFQKFKMDSDVFRINPLGHIFSEDGKEIFFVGWENETPGIYKLGVDSGNVELAMALPDEGEENFVRNYPYRIIDGGNRIVFLGNIRGKNGLYIYHDDRKSFTKIAEGGGASIPFSISPDNKKIIYATYFRNENSRRFWKIYAAKIVEDALENRILISEDVAEYPGMPIISWSGDSRSVVMYEPQIFTLDSRVFVERGIIRKIRFK